Below is a genomic region from Elstera cyanobacteriorum.
TGGCGTCGAACGCGCAGGAGAAGTGCAGCGCGCTAACATCGTCGCGCCAAACGAAGAACAGGCGGTAATCGCACCAGCGGCCGCGCAGTTCCGCAACCAGTTCGTCATCACTCGCCCGGTCGAACGGCCATTCGTTTGCCGTAACGATGTCTTCGACCAAATCGAGCGGATGAGACGGGATATCGGGCGTTGTCTCACGAAGGGTGGTCATACCTATCGCCTCCGGGCGAACCAAAATAAAGAACGAGACCTAAGCCCAGAGCAACCGGCTGGTGTCCTCGCCACCGAAGTCTTCGCTTGTGCAAACGAAGTTCCATAGGCAGCGATACCGGGCCAACGCCGAAAAGGCAAGCCCGGTATAGGTCGTTTTCCAAAAACGCAGAGCAGAAACCCTAGCTAAACTGCGGGGTCCGCCGCGGGTTTTGCTTTGGCGCGAGGCCGCTTAGTGGGCGAAGGTTCATCCTGTTTCGCAACAGCGGCGAGTTTGGCTTCTAGCGCCGCCACCCGCGCCTCGAGGGCGGTCTGTGCCTCCCGAGCCCGCACGGCAACGTCGCGCATGGCTTCGAACTCATCGCGGGTCACGAGGTTCAGCTCTGCCAGCAGCCGTTCGACCCGGCTGCGCGCGAGACCATTGACCTCGGCCTTCAGCCCGGCCAAAGCGCCGAGCGCCCCCCCGGCAACCCGGGCGCCATCTTCGAAAAACCGTCCTTGCTGTCGCATCGGGACTGCCTCCTTCCACATTGGCTCACCATGCCGCGCCCGGCAGGGCACGGCAAGCAGGGTAAGACCGTATCACCCGCTTTATGACGGAATTACGCCACCCAAACCCGCCGATTAATCGCGGAAATTCTCAAACTGCAGCGGCTGTTCGATTTTAAGCCCGCGCACGAGGGCAATCGCTTCCTGCAAATCGTCGCGCTTTTTGCCGGTCACGCGCAGCTCATCGCCCTGGATCGCCACCTGCACCTTCATCTTGGCGTCCTTGACCGCGCGGGTGATGGTTTTCGCCACATCCTGCGGAATGCCCTGCTTCACCGTAATGACCTGGCGCACGCTGGCGCCGGTGGCTTTTTCCACGGTCTTATAGTCGAGGGCGCTGGGGTCGATCTTGCGGCGGGTGAAATGCACCTTGAGCAGCTCGTGCATCTGATCGAGCTTCAGTTGATCGTCGGCCAGGATCGTTAAATCATTGTCCTTGCGCGTGATCTCGCACTTCGACCCTTTGAAATCGAAGCGGGTGCCGATCTCGCGGACGATATTGCCAAGGGCATTATCAACCTCGGCCAGATCGGTTTTCGAGACGATGTCGAAAGACGGCATTGCGGGCGCTCCTGATCAATCCTGCTCTATCGGCGGCATTGAAAGGCCGGATCGGGCCGTGGGGGCAAGCAAAAAATCATGCGTCGGAATCCGAAAAACCCCCTCTTGAACCCGCGCGCATCGCTGCTTACCTCCAGGGGGTCGGCGCCGAAGTCGGGCTGACACCTTCCAAAACGGGGCGCGCCATCGCGGCGGTCCCAGTCACCATGTTGCTTCTCAAGGAGAATATGGAATGCGTACGCTTAATCTCAATCCGCTCTTCCGCCAGACCGTTGGTTTTGATCGGCTCATCCATCTGATGGATGCCGCCCAGCGCGCCGAAGACGCCGGTTCCTCCTACCCGCCCTATAATATCGAAAAGCTGGCCGATGATCGTTATCGCATCAGCATGGCCGTTGCGGGCTTTGCCCCGAGCGATATTACCATCGTCGCCAAGCCCAATCAGGTGACCGTCAGCGGACAAGCCAAGGCCGACGACGAAAAGGCCCAGTTCCTGCACCGGGGCATCGCCGGCCGAGCGTTTGAACGTAAGTTCGATCTGGCCGACCACATCCGCGTCGATACTGCCGCGCTGGAAAACGGCCTGCTGCACATCGAGCTTGTCCGCGAAGTGCCGGAAGCCATGAAGCCGCGGACCATCGCCATTACAACGGCAAACCGTAACGGCGCAGTCCCGTCGCTCGCGGCGGCGGAATAGGGTTTCTGCCCAAACCTGACGCGTTAACCAGGTTT
It encodes:
- a CDS encoding accessory factor UbiK family protein, which gives rise to MRQQGRFFEDGARVAGGALGALAGLKAEVNGLARSRVERLLAELNLVTRDEFEAMRDVAVRAREAQTALEARVAALEAKLAAVAKQDEPSPTKRPRAKAKPAADPAV
- a CDS encoding YajQ family cyclic di-GMP-binding protein, yielding MPSFDIVSKTDLAEVDNALGNIVREIGTRFDFKGSKCEITRKDNDLTILADDQLKLDQMHELLKVHFTRRKIDPSALDYKTVEKATGASVRQVITVKQGIPQDVAKTITRAVKDAKMKVQVAIQGDELRVTGKKRDDLQEAIALVRGLKIEQPLQFENFRD
- a CDS encoding Hsp20 family protein — protein: MRTLNLNPLFRQTVGFDRLIHLMDAAQRAEDAGSSYPPYNIEKLADDRYRISMAVAGFAPSDITIVAKPNQVTVSGQAKADDEKAQFLHRGIAGRAFERKFDLADHIRVDTAALENGLLHIELVREVPEAMKPRTIAITTANRNGAVPSLAAAE